Sequence from the Qingrenia yutianensis genome:
GGCTGTCGATTTTGATTGACGTTTTAAATCCCGAAATTATTGTTATCGGCTCGGTTTTCAAGCGTGCGTACGGTCTTTTGGCGGACGAGATGCAAAAAGTTCTCGAAAAAGAGGCGCTTTCGTATTCGCTGGACGTTTGCAAAATTGTGCCGGCTGAATTTGACGAAAACCTGGGCGACCTTGCCGCGCTCGCGGCGGCGCTTGACAAATAGACAAACATAAGAGAAAGGACAGATGTTATGAAAAATGAATTTTACGAAAGATACCCTATGCTTAAAGAAAACGAGGATAAAATCGAGAAAGTTATCGAGGCGATTATAAATACATACAACAGCGGCGGAACAGTGCTTTTGTGCGGAAACGGCGGTTCAGAGAGCGACTGTGACCACATTGTGGGCGAATTTATGAAAGGTTTTATGCTCAAAAGACCGTTTAAGGGCGAGGACAGGAACGCGATTGTGAAAGCGTTCGGCACGGAGGACGCGGTGAAAAATTTTCAGTACGCGGTGCCTGCCATTTCGCTTCCGTCACTTTCGGCGGTTAACACGGCGTTTATCAACGACGTTGCGCCCGATTTTGTGTATGCACAGCTTATGTACGGCTACGGCAAAAAAGGTGACGTTGCGATAGGAATTTCGACGTCGGGCAACTCGAAAAACGTGGTTAACGCGCTTATCGCGGCAAAGGCAAAAGGAATGTTCACCGTTGCGCTCACGGGCGCAAAACCCAACCGTTCGGAGGAAATCGCCGACGTTTCAATAAAAGTGTGTGAAACCGAAACGTATAAGGTTCAGGAGTTGCATTTGCCGACGTATCATTATATTTGCGCCGAGGTTGAGCGACGTTTGTTTGAGTAAAAAAATTTGTGTTTGTTTGGGCAAAATTCACGAAATAAATATGTACGGGACGATGCCTGCATCGTCCCGTACAACAAAAATCACATATGTTATAATATAAAATTTAACAACACAAAAACCGCTTAAAACGTATGTTTTAAGCGGTTTTACACATCATAAAATAAATTTTAACCGTATAACGGAAAAATTACTTCATCATACTTGCAACTTCGTCAGCGAAATTTTCTTCTTTCTTTTCAAGACCCTCGCCTTTTTCAAATCTAACGAAATCAACAAGTTTAATGCCTTTTTCTGCAAGGTATTTTTCAACTTTGTAGTTGGAATCTTTAACAAATTCCTGCTGATTTAAGCAGTTGAGCTCATAGAATTTGTTAACCTTGCCTGTGAGCATTTTTTCAAGAATGTTTTCGGGTTTGCCGGCATTCTTGGGATCTTCTTTCATCTGCGCAAGAATGATATGCTTTTCTTTTTCAAGGTCTTCAGCCGGAACTGTTGTCTTGTCAAGATAAAGCGGATTCATAGCGGCAATCTGCATTGCAGCGTCTTTAGCGGCAGCTTTTGCGTCGTCTGTGAGGTCGCCCTCAACTTTAACCATAACGCCTATTCTGCCCTCGCCGTGGATATAAGTTACAACGTTTCCTTCAAAACGTGCAAATCTTCTGATTTTCATATTCTCGCCGATTGTGAGGATTTTCTCGCGGAGTTCCTCCTCAACAGTCTTTGTATCGTCGAATTTGAGAGCGTTAAGAGCCTCAAGGTCAGCAGGATTGCTGTCTGCAACAATTTTTGCAAGAGCGCCTACAAACGCTTTAAAATCAGCGTTTTTGCCGACAAAGTCGGTTTCGGAGTTAACCTCGATAATAGCGCCCACGGAAGCGTCGTCGCTTGTGTACGAGCTTACAATACCTTCAGCGGCAATTCTGCCTGCTTTTTTTGTAGCCGCCGCAAGACCTTTTTCTCTCAAAAGCTCCATAGCTTTTTCCATATCGCCGTCAGACTCGGTAAGCGCTTTTTTGCAGTCCATCATACCGCAGCCTGTTTTTTCTCTTAATTCTTTAACGTCTTTAGCTGTAAACATTAAAATTTCTCCTTTCGCAATCCGATATTATTCTTCAGCCGCTTCTTCTTTTTCAGCCTCGGGAGCGAGCTGTTCGCCCTGTCTGCCCTCGATAACCGCGTTAGCGATTGTAGCAGTGATAAGTTTTACGGCTCTGATTGCGTCGTCGTTGCCGGGGATTACATAGTCAACTTCGTCGGGATCGCAGTTTGTATCAACGATAGCAACAACGGGGATACCGAGTTTTTTAGCCTCCGCAACCGCGATTTTCTCTTTTCTCGGGTCAACGATAAAGAGCGCGCCGGGGAGTTTTTTCATATCTTTAATACCGCCGAGGTATTTGTCGAGTTTTTCGATTTCAAGGTTTAATTTGATAACTTCTTTTTTGGGAAGAAGGTCAAATGTGCCGTCCTCCTCCATTTTGCGGAGCTGATTTAATCTTTCAATTCTCTGCTTGATGGTTTTGAAGTTTGTCATCATACCGCCGAGCCATCTTGCGTTAACGTAGTACATACCTACTCTTTCGGCTTCTTCTTTAATAGAATCCTGCGCCTGTTTTTTAGTACCTACGAACAAAATGTCCTGACCGCTTTCTGCGACTTCTTTAACAAACGCATAAGCTTCTTCGATTTTTTTAACGGTTTTCTGAAGATTGATGATGTAGATACCGTTTCTTTCGGTGTAGATGTACTCTGCCATCTTCGGGTTCCATCTTCTCGTCTGGTGACCGAAGTGAACACCTGCTTCGAGAAGCTGTTTCATAGAAATTACTGACATTATAAAATTCCTCCTTTTGTTGTACCTCCGCACAAAATATCAGCCCTGACAAACAAGGCCACACGATTGGAATTTTTTGTGCGTGCGTAATCGTACGGATAATATGTTACCACAAATTACATCAAAAATCAAGAGTTTTTTTAAATTTTTTCAAACCGCAAAACACACAGGATTTTCACCGTGCCGATTTTCCTTTTTATGACGGGAATTTTACGCATCTTATGCTTTTATTTTACATATTTTTACAATTTCCGAGCATTCGGGGGTTATGTAAACCTCAAACTTTTCAACAGATAAATTATGCAAAATTTATGTAAAACTGTGGATAACTTATGTTTAAACCTCAAAATAAGGCTTGTTTTTGTGGATAACTTTGTGGATATGTGGATTATTTGCCTGATTTTATTCAAATATTACATTTGTGTTTCAAGAATTTGCGCATAAAAATTATGTCACCTTTCCGTCAATTCCGATTTCAAAATTTTTATCGCAAAACTGTTGATTTTTGACGCGATTTTTACTATACTGTTCATATCGGCTCAAAATTTTTAATAAAATTTACTGAAAATATTAAAAATGAGGGCGGATTTATGGAATTTATAAAAAGATATTTCAAGCATTTTTGTTTTGCGTTTATTGTGCTTATCGGGCTTTCTGCGGTGATTTTCAATCCCGTCGGACGGCTTGACGCAGACACCGACGCAGGACGGATTAAATTTATTGAAAAATACGGCTGGAAAGTGGAAAAAGTGCCGTATTTATGCGAAAAAGTGCAAATTCCCGTAACGTTTGACAGCGCGCTTGAAAATTATGCGCAAATTCAAAAAAGGTCGGGATTTGACCTTTCAAAGTACCGCGGTGCGGTTGCCGAGCGCTGGTCCTACCGCGTTTTAAACCACGCCGGCGACGAAAAATATGCCTATGCAAATGTTTTTGTGTATCAGGGCAAAATTATAGCCGCGGACATCGTAAGCCCGAAAATCGACGGGTTTATCACGTCGGTAAACGACACCGAATACATTAAAAAGGAGTAAAAAATGCGTCTGGACAAATTTCTGGCGGACTGCGGACAGGGCAGCCGAAAGGACATAAAAAAGATGATTACAAACGGTCTTGTGACGCTTGACGGCGCGGTTTGCAAATCGGCGCAGACGGCGGTTGACGAAAACAGCGACGTTGCGCTTTGCGGAAAAAAGATTGTTTACGAAAAATTTATCTATCTTATGATGAACAAACCGCAGGGATACATCAGCGCAACCGAAGATACGCGCAAAAAGACGGTTTTGGACCTTTTGGGCGATGAATACAAATACTTTTCGCTTTTTCCCGCGGGCAGGCTAGACATCGACACCGAGGGTTTTTTGCTCCTCACCAACGACGGAAATTTTGCGCACAATATTCTCTCGCCCAAAAAGCACGTGGACAAGACGTATTTTGCGAAAATCGACGGGCAAATCACCGATGAACACATAAAAATGTTTGCGGACGGGATTGTACTTGACGACGGCTACAAAACGCTCCCGTCGCGTCTTAAAATTTTAAAATCGGACGAAAATTCGAGCGAAATCGAAATTACCGTCCGCGAGGGCAAATTTCATCAAATAAAGCGTATGTTTGATGCCGTCGGCACGCACGTTGCGTATCTCAAACGCATTGCAATGGGCGGTCTTTATCTTGACGAAAGCCTTGGAAAAGGCGAAGTGAAAAAGCTTACAAAAGAAGAAACCGAAAAAATTACCGGAGGACAAAATGGACATAATCAAAACGCTTTGCAGTGAATTAAACATAAAAAAGGAGCAGGCGGAAAACACAATAAAACTGCTCGACGAGGGTAACACAATCGCGTTTATAGCGCGTTACCGAAAAGAAGTGACAGGCTCTTTGGACGACAAAATTCTGCGCACATTTTACGACCGTCTTAACTATCTTCGGTCGTTTAACGAGCGCAGTGACGAGATTATCCGACTCATAACCGAACAGGGCAAAATGACGGACGAAATTCTCACTGCCGTAAACAACGCGAAAATTTTGCAGGAACTTGAGGACATTTACCGTCCGTATAAGCAGAAAAAGCGCACAAGGGCGACAATCGCAAAAGAAAAAGGGCTTGAACCGCTTGCAAATATCATACTTCTTCAAAAGGAAAATTCGGGCGATTTAAACGAAATTGCGTCGCCGTTTATAAATCCCGAAAAGGGTACGGAAAGCGCGGAGGAGGCGATTTCGGGCGCGTGTGACATCATTGCCGAAATGCTGTCCGACAACGCGGACTGCCGAAAATTTATACGTAATTTCACACAGCGCGAGGGTATTCTGCGCACAAAAAATACAAAGGACGAAGACTCGGTTTACCGTATGTATTACGACTTTTCCGAACCGCTCAAAAAGGTTGCCGACCACCGCATTTTAGCCATAAACCGCGGTGAAAAAGAGGAATTTTTAAGCGTGTCCGTTGAGGTTGACGAGGACAAAATTTTTGCGCGCCTTGAAAAGGAAATTATCAAAAACGAAAATTCGATATACACCGATATTTTGAAAGAAACGGTGCGCGACGCATACAAGCGTCTTATCGCGCCGTCAATCGAGCGCGAGGTGAGGGGATTTTTCACCGAAAACGCGTCGGAAAACGCAATAAAACTGTTTTCAAAAAATCTGGACAGGCTCCTTATGCAGCCGCCGATTAAGGGCAAAACCGTTCTCGGCGTTGACCCCGGATACAGGACAGGCTGTAAGGTCGCTGTTATCGACAAAACGGGAAAGGTGTGCGACACCGGCATAATTTTCTGCACACTTGCGCATCACGATAAGGAAAAATCAAAAAAATACGTGCTTTCGCTCATTGAAAAATACGGCGTTGACCTCATTGCAATCGGCAACGGAACCGCGTCGAAAGAGAGCGAAATGTTCATTGCCGACGTTATAAAAGATGCGGACAGGAAAGTTTATTACCTTATTGTCAACGAGGCGGGCGCGTCGGTTTATTCCGCGTCGAAAGAGGGCGAGGAGGAGTTTCCCGATTTCACGGTTGAACAGCGCAGTGCGGTGTCAATCGCACGCCGCTGCCAGGACCCTCTGGTGGAATTTGTCAAAATCGACCCGAAATCAATCGGCGTGGGACAGTATCAGCACGATATGAACCAAAAACGCTTGAAAGAGGCACTCACGGGCGTTGTGGAAAACTGCGTTAACACCGTCGGCGTTGACCTTAACACCGCATCGTATGCGCTTTTGAGCTACGTTTCGGGCATAAATCAGACAGCGGCGAAAAATATCGTTAAATACCGCGAGGAAAACGGCGAATTTTCGTCGCGCAAAGAACTTTTGAAAGTTGACAAGATCGGGCCGAAAGCATTTTTGCAGTGCGCAGGATTTCTGCGCATTCCCGACGGCGGTGAAATTCTCGACAACACGGGCGTTCACCCCGAATCGTACAAAGCGGCGCGCGCACTTTTGAAAACGCTCGGCTACACCGAAAGCGACGTTGCAAACCGCGCGGTCGGCGACATTAAAGAGCGTATGAAAACCATTGATTTACAGCATTTCTGCGCAGACAACAACGTCGGCGAAATCACCGTTTCGGACATTGCCGATTCGCTTTTAAAGCCGGGCAGAGACGTCCGCGACACATTGCCGAAACCGCTTTTGCTCACCGACGTTTTGAGCATTTCCGACCTTAAAGAAGGTATGATTTTGACCGGCACGGTGCGCAATGTCACCGACTTCGGCGCGTTTGTTGACATCGGCGTTCACCAGGACGGACTTGTGCACATTTCGCAAATCTGCGACCGCTACATCAAAAACCCCACCGAGGTGCTATCGGTCGGCGACATTGTGAAAGTCAAGGTTTTGGAGGCGGACGAGGCGAAAAAGCGCATTTCGCTGTCTATAAAAGAAGCGAAATAGTGTAGCATATGCACAATAATCACAAAAAACAAGCAACGGTTTTTTGCGTTTTCACCAAAAATATTGACAAGTAAAAATCGGCAATATCCAACATAACCAAACAGGGTGCCGAAAATCGCTTTAACCGTTGTGCAAAACCCACTAAAGGCGCGGTGCAAAGGGCAAAAATTTGCCTTAAAAACAGCCTTTTTATGCAATGTTGCTAAATATCTTTTCGGATTTTTGTGCAATTACCTAATTCCATTAAATTGAAATTTGTGGTATCATATTACCGTAAACTGATATAGTGTATTTAAATGCAAAAAATTTTTTTGCAATATAAAATAACTGCCACGGTTGCAAATAATTCATCACACGGGAGGTAATAAAATGGCAAGTCTTAAATTGGATCACATTTATAAAAAATACGCAGGCGGCGTTGTTGCCGTTTCAGATTTCTGCCTCGAAATTGCCGACAAAGAATTTATCGTTCTTGTTGGACCTTCGGGCTGCGGTAAATCCACAACATTGAGAATGATTGCAGGTCTTGAAGAAATTTCGGAAGGTGAACTTTACATAGGCGACAAGCTTATGAACGACGTCGCTCCGAAAGACAGAGATATTGCAATGGTTTTCCAGAACTACGCTTTGTATCCGCATATGACGGTTTACGAAAATATGGCGTTCGGTCTTAAGCTCCGCAAAACACCGAAAGACGAAATTAACAGACGTGTTACCGAAGCTGCAAAAATCCTCGATATCGAACATCTTCTCGACAGAAAGCCGAAGGCTCTCTCAGGCGGACAGAGACAGAGGGTTGCGCTCGGCCGTGCTATCGTTCGTGAGCCTAAAGTATTCCTTATGGACGAACCGCTCTCCAACCTCGACGCGAAACTTCGTGTTCAGATGAGAACGGAAATCGGCAAACTGCATCACAGATTGCAGACAACATTTATCTATGTAACCCACGACCAGACAGAGGCTATGACAATGGGTTCGAGAATTGTTGTTATGAAAGACGGTCTTATGCAGCAGGTTGATTCGCCGATTAACCTTTACAACTATCCTTGCAATATGTTCGTTGCAGGCTTTATCGGAAGCCCGCAGATGAACTTTATCGACGCAGAGGTTGTTTCTAAAGACGGCGGAATTTATCTTACATTCGGCGACCACAGCGTTAAGCTTGAAGAAACAAAAGCTAAAGCTGTTGAAGAAAAAGGCTATGTCGGCAAAACAGTTGTTATGGGCATCCGCCCCGAAGATTTGCACGACGAAGAAGCATTTATCTCGATTGCTAAAGACTGCGTAGTTAAAGCAAACGTAGACCTTACAGAGGTTATGGGTGCTGAAACATATCTGTACCTTACAATCGCAGGAACACCGTTCGTTGCAAGAGTAAGCCCCAGAAGCACAGCACAGAAAGATGACGTTATCGACATCGCGTTCGACGCGCATAAGATACACGTATTCGACAAGGAAACACAGCTTACAATCGTTAACTGATAAACAAGCGTTGTGTTATTAAAACCAACGGAACAGCGTGAGCATCGTTCTATTACAAACATTAAAATCAAAACCTCGGTCATACGGCCGAGGTTTTTTCGTTCTTATGTGTTTTGATAATTATGCAGAAATGTGTCCATTTCTGCAATATATAATTCTATCATAAAATATTGTAGGGGACGATGCGCACATCGTCCCGTTTTGTTTTACGAAATCTATGTTGTATATCGAAATCTATGTTTGTATATTTATAACCTTATGTTTTGCGGTTTATGTTTGCATAACATTGCGGAAATTTTTGTTTTGTATGGATTTTATATATGCGGGACGATGTGGGCATCGTCCCCTGCAATGTAAATTGCACATTTCTCACAAATCGAAATTTAATCATTAAACAATATAATGATTGATATACGAGGGAATGTTTGCAAATACGCAAATAAACACGTACGGTAAATAAGCGCAAAATAAACAAACACGCGGTGCAATAAATAAACATACAAAAAAAGAACCGCTCGAAATGAGCGGTTCTTTTAATTTGCTTATATTTAACTCTGTTAAGAATTAAAGGTCAGCGTCGTCAGCTTTTACAACTGTGTCAGCTGTTTTAACTTCATCTTTGATTTCAGCGCCTACAGTGCCACCAGCAACAACTTTAACTTTGAATGTCAAAGTTTTTATATCTTTGCCATCAACTTTAACTGCAATCTTGTAAACTTTTACAGTTGCATCTGTGTTAGTTGTATCTTCCACAGCATCGCCAAATGTAATACCAGTTGTAACTTCTTTAGCATCTTCATCGTTTACTTTTTTTGTTACTTTGATAGCAGCTTTCGCAGCATCAACATCATCGTAAGTTTTGTCTTCGATTGTTGCATCATAAACGATTTTGTCTTCGCCGCCGAACAATTTAGCGGGTTTAGCCTGTGCTTTACCGTCGAACGAGATGATATCGATCTCATCATCTTCGTATGTTCTGATAAGAACGTAGTAAGCAGCATCTTTGTCAGCATCGTATTTGTCTATATCGCCGTATGTGTAAGAACCAATCGAGAGCGATGTGTTCTTTGCATTACCTGTAACTGTGTACTGGTTAGCTTTAGAAACTGTGAACTGGTCACCGTTCTTGTCAGCTTTGTAGCCTTTGCCTGCAACAGCAGCAGTTACACCAACTGTAACAGTAGCGTCGTTCGATGTCTTATCCATAATGTAACCAAGATAGAATGCGTCACCGTCTTTAACGCTTACTTTGTCACCGTCAGCAGTGTAGTTTTTAGCGAATTTAGCATTGAATGCAAATGTCTTTGTGTTGTTGCTTGCAACAGTTGTCTGACCAACTACTGCGTATTTAGAAACAAGACCTTCTGCATTTGCAGTATACATAAATACTGTACCGATTGCGAAATCTTCAGGAGCTACATCACTGTATTTCTGTGTATACTCATCATCATCGAAGATAAGTTCAACTTTTTCGCCGTCTTTGTATGCAACAACTTTAGTTACTTCTTTGTCGTCAACCATTGTGTCTCTCTTAGATTCAACGATTGCAAGACCTGCGCCGTCTTCAAATACAGCGTCAGCTGCAACGATTGCAACTGCACCGTAATATCCGTCATCATCTTTGTTGTAAAGAAGTGCGGTGTAATCATTATCGTCAACGAAGTAAGATACATCGCTTACTTTTGTGCTCGACGGATTGTCGAAGTCTACATCAAAGATAACTGCATCGTCAGCCAAGAGGTATTTACCAAGTTTCTGACCGTTAGCTTTGTATGTTTCTTTTGTAGCAGTTGTGCTTGCAATACCGAAATCTACATCTTCAGTTGTAACTTTGTCTGTAGAAGCAGGTGTTACTTCAACGATTTCATTGCTCGAGTTGAGTTTGAAAGTGATAAGTCTCTTTGCAACTTCAGCTGAACGATTAGCTTCAGTGATCTCATCAAGCTCATCTGTGAAAGCATCATTAAAGCTGTTTCTGATTTCTTTCGATGTAGACAATACATCTTTCCAAGTTGTTTTTTCGAGGCTCGATACCAAATCGGAAGAAGCTTTGTCTTTTGTATTTTCTTTGATGTATTTGCCTGTGTTCGGGTTAACAAATCTTACAGAAGAAGCGAAGTCATATGTAACCTCTTTGCCTTCTTTTGTCATAATTGTAACCTGAGGAGCAGTAGATTTGTTAGAAGATGTGTAAGCCGAGAGGATTAAGCCATAGTTGTCAGATGTAAGTTTGTCACCCTCAAAACCTACGATATCACCGTTGATACCAATGTAGAAAGTACCTTCAGCCTGAAGATCGATTTTGCTCTTGTTGTATATACCAGCATCGCCTGTAGCAACATCATAGTCTTTACCGTCAACGCTGATTGTAAGGTCAGAACCGTCTGCGTCGTACTCTTTAACTGCGCCTGTTACAGTGCTGTCTTTAAGAACAACGATATCCAAAGCTTCATAGTTAGCTTTTGCATAGTTAAGTTTCGGTCTTACTGCTTTCTCATCTTTAGAAGTGATGAGCAATGCGAGAACGTCGCCGTTAGCGATGTCTGTCATTTCAAGTGCTTTACCGTTTGCATCTTTGATAGAAACGATAGCGTCGTCGTTGTCGATATCAAGGTCAATCTTTGTGCCCTGGAGCGTTTCGATAATACCTTTCTTTTCGTCAACTTTGTCAGCAATCAAGTGCATATACTCGGAAACTTTAACGATATCATATTTGTTATCGTTATCCCAGTCAATGAACTCAACTGTTGCAGAAACGTCAGATGTCAAAGCAGTAAGGTCAGCAATGTTGTTGTTCCAAGCTGCAACGTAGTTACCGTTGAGGTTAACTTTTGTGCCGTCACCGCTTGTAACGCCGTCTTTGTAGTATCTGATGTACGGTTTTGCTTTATCACCCTTTGTCAAATCTTTTTCTGTGTCGTTAAGATCACCAGCTTTGATTACGAGTGTGTTTGTGTTGTCACCGTCGATTTCAGCAGCCTGAACAGTCCATTTGCCCGATACTTTAGAAACGTAAAGGATAACAGATGTAGCAACTAAATCTTCAGCGTCTGTAAGACCAGCCTCAAATGTGTGGTTTCTAACTGTCTGATTGTCGTTTTTGAAAGCAAGTGCGCTTTCGGGGCAATCATAGTCGTCGTCCATTGCAAAGTAGATTTTGCCGGCGTCTGTTTTGTTATTAGAACCGCTGTAGTCTACTTTAGAGTTAGCAAGGATTGTACCGCCTAATTTGTAGATACCCATTTTTGTCAAGAGAGTAGATTTGTCATGGTCATCATTTTTCTTCATGATTTCGTAAGAGATTTCTGTACCGAAACCAACCTGCTCCATAACGGGGATATCAAGTGCGTTGTAAGTCATTGTAGCAACAATGTTTCTTGCAGCGCCTGTGCCCTGTGCAGCGCCGGATACACCGTCAAGAAGACCAATCTGCGAAGCAACTGCGATATAACCTGTGGGGTAACCGCCTTTAGATGTTGCCATCGGCTCATAGCCTAATGCGCAAACGAGCATTTTAACAGCTTCTTCGTATTTAACTGCGTCGTCGGGACCGAAGTTGCCGTCGCCGTAGCCTTTAACGATACCGTACTGGTTAGCCATTTTTATGTAGCCTGTTGCCCAGTGATCAGCAGCGTCTGTGAAGTCGCATTTTCCTGTTGCAGAACCTTCAATACCTAAAAGTCTGCAAACGATTACAGCATATTCTGCTCTTGTGATTGTAGCATCGGGATTAAAGTTGCCGTTGTCGTCACCTTTAAAGAATCCCATTGCTGCGAGTGTTTCGATTGCACTTGCATAATCAGCGTCATCTGCAACGTCCGGGAAAGAACCTGCAAAAGCAACTGTGGAGAGCATCATAGCGAATACTACAACAAGTGCCAAAACCTTTTTGAGATTTTTCATAGTCTCAAATCCTCCTTATAAAATATTTGTTTTGAAAGAGATTAACTTAAGTCGTGCTTAAGCCGCCTCTTTCATTTACAGCTTAATCACTTTATCGGAAAAGGATCTTCATATACATTCAAAATACATTTAATATGTACTTAAAGGCACACTAAAGACACCTTCACCAAGCTTGTGTTCATTATAGCACCCGTTTAAAATGCCGTCAAGAACAATTTATTGTTGTAACAAAAATGTAAAAATAGCGAAATATTAGTTACATTTTTGATAAACACTTTGTAACATTTCTATTATTTTTTACGCTTTTTTAAGCTATTTTTATTTATTTTTCACTGCCGCCTCGATAAAGCTTGCAAAGAGCGGGTGAGGTTTGTTCGGTCTGGACTTAAACTCGGGGTGGAACTGCACTCCGATATGCCATTTATTCTGCGGAAGCTCAACTATTTCGACAAGTTTTTCGTCGGGCGAAAGTCCCGAAATAAGCATACCGCCGTTTTTGAAGTCCTCACGGAACGCATTGCCGAACTCATAGCGGTGGCGGTGGCGCTCGTAGATTAAATCTTCATTATATAATGCACGGCATTTT
This genomic interval carries:
- a CDS encoding D-sedoheptulose-7-phosphate isomerase, with protein sequence MKNEFYERYPMLKENEDKIEKVIEAIINTYNSGGTVLLCGNGGSESDCDHIVGEFMKGFMLKRPFKGEDRNAIVKAFGTEDAVKNFQYAVPAISLPSLSAVNTAFINDVAPDFVYAQLMYGYGKKGDVAIGISTSGNSKNVVNALIAAKAKGMFTVALTGAKPNRSEEIADVSIKVCETETYKVQELHLPTYHYICAEVERRLFE
- the tsf gene encoding translation elongation factor Ts produces the protein MFTAKDVKELREKTGCGMMDCKKALTESDGDMEKAMELLREKGLAAATKKAGRIAAEGIVSSYTSDDASVGAIIEVNSETDFVGKNADFKAFVGALAKIVADSNPADLEALNALKFDDTKTVEEELREKILTIGENMKIRRFARFEGNVVTYIHGEGRIGVMVKVEGDLTDDAKAAAKDAAMQIAAMNPLYLDKTTVPAEDLEKEKHIILAQMKEDPKNAGKPENILEKMLTGKVNKFYELNCLNQQEFVKDSNYKVEKYLAEKGIKLVDFVRFEKGEGLEKKEENFADEVASMMK
- the rpsB gene encoding 30S ribosomal protein S2, which codes for MSVISMKQLLEAGVHFGHQTRRWNPKMAEYIYTERNGIYIINLQKTVKKIEEAYAFVKEVAESGQDILFVGTKKQAQDSIKEEAERVGMYYVNARWLGGMMTNFKTIKQRIERLNQLRKMEEDGTFDLLPKKEVIKLNLEIEKLDKYLGGIKDMKKLPGALFIVDPRKEKIAVAEAKKLGIPVVAIVDTNCDPDEVDYVIPGNDDAIRAVKLITATIANAVIEGRQGEQLAPEAEKEEAAEE
- a CDS encoding DUF4830 domain-containing protein — its product is MEFIKRYFKHFCFAFIVLIGLSAVIFNPVGRLDADTDAGRIKFIEKYGWKVEKVPYLCEKVQIPVTFDSALENYAQIQKRSGFDLSKYRGAVAERWSYRVLNHAGDEKYAYANVFVYQGKIIAADIVSPKIDGFITSVNDTEYIKKE
- a CDS encoding pseudouridine synthase; this translates as MRLDKFLADCGQGSRKDIKKMITNGLVTLDGAVCKSAQTAVDENSDVALCGKKIVYEKFIYLMMNKPQGYISATEDTRKKTVLDLLGDEYKYFSLFPAGRLDIDTEGFLLLTNDGNFAHNILSPKKHVDKTYFAKIDGQITDEHIKMFADGIVLDDGYKTLPSRLKILKSDENSSEIEITVREGKFHQIKRMFDAVGTHVAYLKRIAMGGLYLDESLGKGEVKKLTKEETEKITGGQNGHNQNALQ
- a CDS encoding Tex family protein, with amino-acid sequence MDIIKTLCSELNIKKEQAENTIKLLDEGNTIAFIARYRKEVTGSLDDKILRTFYDRLNYLRSFNERSDEIIRLITEQGKMTDEILTAVNNAKILQELEDIYRPYKQKKRTRATIAKEKGLEPLANIILLQKENSGDLNEIASPFINPEKGTESAEEAISGACDIIAEMLSDNADCRKFIRNFTQREGILRTKNTKDEDSVYRMYYDFSEPLKKVADHRILAINRGEKEEFLSVSVEVDEDKIFARLEKEIIKNENSIYTDILKETVRDAYKRLIAPSIEREVRGFFTENASENAIKLFSKNLDRLLMQPPIKGKTVLGVDPGYRTGCKVAVIDKTGKVCDTGIIFCTLAHHDKEKSKKYVLSLIEKYGVDLIAIGNGTASKESEMFIADVIKDADRKVYYLIVNEAGASVYSASKEGEEEFPDFTVEQRSAVSIARRCQDPLVEFVKIDPKSIGVGQYQHDMNQKRLKEALTGVVENCVNTVGVDLNTASYALLSYVSGINQTAAKNIVKYREENGEFSSRKELLKVDKIGPKAFLQCAGFLRIPDGGEILDNTGVHPESYKAARALLKTLGYTESDVANRAVGDIKERMKTIDLQHFCADNNVGEITVSDIADSLLKPGRDVRDTLPKPLLLTDVLSISDLKEGMILTGTVRNVTDFGAFVDIGVHQDGLVHISQICDRYIKNPTEVLSVGDIVKVKVLEADEAKKRISLSIKEAK
- a CDS encoding ABC transporter ATP-binding protein; protein product: MASLKLDHIYKKYAGGVVAVSDFCLEIADKEFIVLVGPSGCGKSTTLRMIAGLEEISEGELYIGDKLMNDVAPKDRDIAMVFQNYALYPHMTVYENMAFGLKLRKTPKDEINRRVTEAAKILDIEHLLDRKPKALSGGQRQRVALGRAIVREPKVFLMDEPLSNLDAKLRVQMRTEIGKLHHRLQTTFIYVTHDQTEAMTMGSRIVVMKDGLMQQVDSPINLYNYPCNMFVAGFIGSPQMNFIDAEVVSKDGGIYLTFGDHSVKLEETKAKAVEEKGYVGKTVVMGIRPEDLHDEEAFISIAKDCVVKANVDLTEVMGAETYLYLTIAGTPFVARVSPRSTAQKDDVIDIAFDAHKIHVFDKETQLTIVN